The Mastacembelus armatus chromosome 24, fMasArm1.2, whole genome shotgun sequence sequence TTTGATGTAATCTGGATGTACTCATGTTGGAAACAACATATTTGTGGGCAGTAAGAGTAAAAATCTTTAGTTTTGCTGCTGACATGGACATAGGCTTGAATAAAGTGGAAGTAAAAATGCTCAGTATCTTTGTTAGCTCTGCAAATATCTTCCTGGGCAGATCCCTGCTTCCATTCTTCCCTGGCATGGAGAGAAAACatagaatgaaagaaaagtatTTAACCACACCCCTCAGGGAGAACCAGCTTTGACAATTTGGTAGTTGAGCTGTTGCTCTGGTTTCAGCCAAGCAGCTTTCCTCTGCTCCCAACAGCTCTGAGCTGTACGTTTGGGAGCTTGTGATTGAGGCTTGAGAGTTTTGCACCAGGTGTTCAAGATCAGCCAATTGTTGATCGGAGGTGATAGACGTGTGTGAGGGAAGGGTCCGTGGTAAGGCAGATGTTTCCTCGATTTGGTCATCATCTTCGGAGATGTCTGACAGGCCGTGGTCGAGCTCAGAGATAGAGTCAAGGGAAGGAGGGATGGAGGAGagtgaggatgatgaggagaaggagagaggaaacatGAAGATTGACTGATGAAAtttgaaggagagaaaaaaaacacacaggaagagagaataaagaagaaggaaaaggaaggaaagaaggacgcaagatgaagggggaaaaaaaagcaggtgATAAAAACGGAGAgaaccatgcacacacatcacataGTGTAGTACCATGCGGTGAAAAAGTAAAGTAAGTTAAACCAACACAATATGCAACCAAGAAATCATTTTACGTTGTCATGAAGTGATGGCAACAATGACGGCATGTGTGAGGGgagtggggggaaaaaagcaaagaagagGGGCGtgtgaaggaaaaaagagagagggaaagagacatAACATTAGTCAGTGAACCACACACCACAACAGATTAAAAGTGAACATAGCAGGGTAGAGGCACAGTGCAGAGTGCAGCTGTGTGCAGAAACGGTGTCAACAGGGTGCCGCCACTAAAAGGTTCAGACAGAGGTCATTTCCATGGTGCTAGGGTTTGAGCGAGggtaagaagaagaaaagggaaagtGAGGAGAAGGGGGGTGGAACAGGAGGCATGCATAAGATACAGTTATACTCTAAATCTACTCCTGCACTAGGCTCACACTGACTCTGATCAGCAGGAGATATGGCCCCACCAGTTGGTTACAGACCCTTACTACAGGACACAAGCCAGAAGACATGTCGTGTCACATGGTGTATATCTGCCTGGACACCTAAACCCAAAACTCTCTGTTGGTATCATACACATATAGTAGAATGGTGACAAAACATCAAGCGTGGTTGTCTCCTGGTCTCTGTTGTGGTCCATCTACTTGAGGAAAAGATTAAGTATCTAAAGAatcctgtgaaaacagaaattaaacagGCAAAGCTCTCATCCTACACTGTCATCATAAAAAAAGCACTATAACCTGCTTGATGTTGAAGAGTCCCATCTTAGTCTGTGTGATCAGTTATGATAATTTCATCCTGAGAATGAATCATCTTCAGACAATTATTTGAAGCTGTAGGTTGTCAGTGCTGCCCCCAGGCTTTAATGTCAGTTCTGGTACCAATTGCTGTCCAGTCACTGTCTATACTTTGAACACTGCAATTATGAACAATTACGTGGCACAATACAGAAAGACATGTAAACGAAGAAACGTTTTCTCCCGTGTTTTCCTGTACATACACATGTATTTGGACATGATCCCCGTACAAACACACCTTAGAGTCAGAGTGGAGCTCCAGGCGATGCTCACGCCCGTTCTCAGCCATGTCCCTGGTCTCAGTTATGCTGATCACTGGTGCTggatgagaaaaacacaaacaaaattaattcataaaacacacactacataaCAATTCAGCGTAATCTTGTTAGGTTGTCCTCCACTGAAATATAAACCGAGCAGATAGTTTAATCCCcaacaaatgtgaaaagaaGTAACCAAAACTGGATTCATGAGCTTCCTTTATTCCTTGACAAGGATGCTGGCTTGCAGTGGAATAATGTGTCCAGCAGGGGACAATGTAAGATAGTGAAATAACCCAGGGAAGATGAAAACTGGTGCACAGCTGTATGAAAGGGGATCAGCAAACCAGCCCTAAACCACAAAACCGAGGGTGTGTACTGATTTCCAAAGAAAATAAGATGTAACTCATCTTGTTAAAATGGCTGAAAATATTAAGCATCATGATTCAGCAGAAACTTAGAAGATGTTAGTTCAATGTAAGCAAGATCACTGCACAGTAATTTCTAAGTCATGAACTATTGTGTGCCTGTTCATTTTTGTGCTGCCACTGGCCAACTTGTAGGATTTTTGATCTCCATGTTAGTGTCcagttttgttctttgtcaTGTGATTGATGTAACACTGACTGTACTGTAGcaacttgtattttttttctagtcAGGGCCTCGTTCTTTTATACACACAGCATTCTTTTCGTctatttctttctccttctgactctctgtgtgacaggaaaCATATGCTGCAGCTATTTCCTGTATCTGGTTAGACACTGAGGATTCTACATCCAAACACATACGCACACAACCACATGCAGTCCCTCCATCCGTGTTTCCATTTCCATCTACCCATCACTCCTTCCATTTCTCGTTCCGTCTgtacatttattaaatattattcaaaCTTTCtgaagtgctgtgtgtgtgtgtgtgtgtgtgttacctccATCCAGACTGCGGCTGATCCGTTTCGATGAAGTGCGTTCAAAGCTGGGCGCGGGCCGATCTATGAGAGAGCTGGCCAGACGGGTCTGGGCCTGAGTTCGCCCGCTGTAACGGAACTTAGAGCCCAGAGTCAAAAAGCGGGCCTTGGTGGGAGGCTCTGGTGCATTTAACCTGGGGacaagacagagaaaggaaaaaaggacaGGATACAGGTGTGGGAAAATTCAGCCAAGGAgcaagaattttaaaaagtattcaGGGTTACTTACATTAAATGAAATTGTTGCAGTTAAATATCTATTTGCAATTGAGACAAATCATCCAAGCTACAGTAAGTTACCAGTACATCACTGAATGTGATCtaacaaatgattttaataCCCTAAACACCAGAATGAATTCTCTAAGATCCATGTCCGAAGAATACAGTTTATATTTTCTCCACAGTGAGTGTCTCAGTATGTGCATGTCTACCTGAAGAAACTGTGATTCTCCACGCACACCTTCCACAGCCTTTTGGCAGATCTGTGATTCTGGAGTTTGAACCCCACTGTGCTCTCAAACTGCTCCATCTATCAAACAAGAAACATTTCAGAACATTTCGTCCggcatagaaaaaaaaactccattaAATCAGGTCTAGCATGCTACATGGACTACCTTAATATTAGAGAGAATTATCTTTTCCTGCATTTTTTATGCAAGACTGGttatttttggtttgtgtgtatatTCCTGGAGACACACTGTACCTCTCCTGGCCTGATCTTAATATAAAAGTTGTTCCTCTTGTATGAAATCTTTAGTATTTTGGGCCAAGCAAAGCGATTTATCCGAAGCCTGTCTTTGTAAACCAGGAGCCCGTTGGCACACACTCCAAGCATTATGTCCACACCCTCAGAATCCTGCaatacaaatgtaaacaaaatattGTTTACTTTTTGTGAAATGATTAATCCCTGTGAAACATAATGGTAATGGCTGCATCTGTCTGTCTAAATCAGATGATACAGTACATCAATTGATCTCTAAAGTAGTCTGCTTAGGATCAACAAAAACTCaattaccacacacacacacacatacgcacaaacAGTACAATTGTAACGTAGTTAGCTGGCAGACCAACTCAACAACAAAGCTTTTAAGTCCAAGGCCATCTGGTAATGGTGCTTGGGGGGTATTGATTACAGTAGTGAGTTAACACAGGAAAAATCTGTTGGACTAATGGACAAGGCAATATGTTTACAATGGGTAGTTTTAGtgggacacacacaaatgtcacTAGGCCTGGCTATTAGCGAGTCATCAATCTCTGTCCATGTAACTACAGAtacattttagtcatttatCCTGAACACACTAAACGAATGGAAAACTATTCTCCATTTGCTTTCTGGTGCTTCTGCCAATAAGCAATAACTTCAAGGACTGCAGCAAAAAGTGTCCACTTtgaaagtatatttttccaCAAATTCCCTGTCTCCACCTCATTCATGATAGTTTCCCTCCCCATGTTTAAAGTGTACAGGATTGaatatcttttctctttttaaaacatttaatataaagtAGGCATGCTCTGTATAGTATTGCTACATACTACACAGTATGTATATTATACTACATTGCTAATGCTATTCATGTTTTGAATTTTCAAAACCCCATTTCAAATTCATTCTACAGCATGAAAATCCCCTATTTTAATTGTGAGGGAGTGATATAGAATATAGCATTCACTACTGGCACacgtatgtatgtgtgtataataaCTTTACTATAATAGTAAAGTCTAAAATAAGCTATATgatgcatgtaaaaaaaaaattaaaaaaaatctcagcaaTAGCAATTGTACAATACAATTCTGAAAATCTAGTCTAGCATTGCTAACAGTATTTGTCAGGGTTTATTTGTGGATGTTGGGGTTATGAAACATACCCAACAAATTAATGGCACAGGACAGAACAGGACAGAAATAGATCTGAGACTTGAATTCCCACCACTTTGgtatgttttataaaaaaaaatatatattttcaacatttgaaaggctctctctgcttctctcatcccccccccccccggatCCTTGTCTCTGGGTTGCAAACAAGTGGAGCATAAAGGCCACCCGccactttttctctttcaaagATGTGCCGCCGTCTCACTCTTAGGTTATCTCTGTCCTGCATTTCTTATGTCTTCTCTGCATCCTCAATCTCACATCCTCTTGTTCTATTTAAAGAcacccccctcctctctctctcaagcATATTTCCCCATGTTTTCTGCCCGTCTTGCACAGAGACGAACAAACATGGAAACATGCACGCACTCTGCTCATGGCCTGCTATCCCAGTGGCTGTTCCCATGGTAATGGCCACCCTGAGTGTTTgtacagctgacacacacacacacacacacacacacacacacacacacacacacatgcagatatcCCGGGCACACTTTCCCCGCATCAAAGAAACTGTGCTAATCCCCAGATGTTGACCACaatggagaagaggaagaggacaggaggaagaggagaggattCATTTGATTCATTTGTACCTTTGCATGGTGCAGGTCCACCCCATACATAGACAGTTTCTTGGCATTTTCTAGAAACTGGGCATCAGCCTGTGCTGGTGTCATTCCCCTGAACACACAGAAACGCTACATTTATACACAACCCACATACAGTGTAGTGATATAAATATGTAATGATGCTTTCACTACAGCAATTACAAGTAAATGTAGAGCTTTTAATGACACACAAAAAGGGCAGATATAATTGTTTTTGACACTTTGTCCCTGTTCTTTCTGACCTGTGGGATTTGTGGAGTTCAAGAatcttctcctccatctccttgTTCTGACTGGGTGCAAATGTCAGCTGATTGATGTAATCCAGAGGTCGAGGTTGGTCGGGTTCATAGTCACCAAATTCTGCCTAAAAGCCGAAAAAGAACAATCACGTGTACTGAGGCACACAGGTACTGAGATAcagacatgctcacacacaagcacagacatGGAGTACTCTACCTGCAATGTGTAGGACCCCAGCAGAGCGTGAGTGACGAATGAGCAAGGCAGACGACCAGAAGCCACATCTTCACggagctgtaaacacaacaggTACCTGCAAGAAAGGGAAATGGAAGGACAGAATTTTAGTCAAAATTAAGCCCATtcacaacaaaagaaaactcattttcagTCTATCGTTGGTCTTAAATCAGCTCCTGttcatcataaaaataaaagccgTCTGTGTTGCCATATTGCCTTCCCCTGATGTGGGGCCAAAGCACATGGTCAGTAGGTGGAGAATTAATGTCTTTGTTGGTgctctatttgttgtttttgattcCTTAGTGTGCTGGTACACTGGTTTGTTGGCGTAACCTCATGTCTAATCCTCACTGAGACATACTCAAACTCACTTGCATAACACAATAGTTTGCAGTCAGTGGATTGTCCTGTGGTTGTGCAGCTCTGACAGTGAAAGCTGTCCTCTGCAGTGCACCTTTATGGATGAACTCACTAAGTGAATGGAGCTTCAGTGTGAATGACTCAATCAGACACAGTTCAGACACATCTGGGTGCTGGTAAGTGCATCATCTCGGCTactgaaaaatgtaattcaaaGTCATTTAAGCAGGACAGACACTTGCTGACTTGGAGGTTTAAACGCCactaaattttaaataaaattttattatGGCTATGCAGTCATAATTAATCTGTCGATTCAAAGTTAACTAAAGGTGAACAGACAAAATTATACAATGATGGCGTGgaagagaaacagcaaatactGTAGCCACCCAGTATATGTTAGTTGTTGGTACTTGTCTAAGTGAGCCTACGTGTGTTAGTGAGTGCATGGGTTTGTATGTCCTTAAGCTAAAACCATCAGTCAAACTGCTCGCTCCATTAGACATACACTTCACCCTAAATGATGTGTGCTTGGAGCATGGCCGTGTGTGTGCGCATACgcataaatacaaatgaatgaaCAATGTGCGCAAAAccaacttgtgttttttttttttttttacttttgctgtttattgtagCCATTTTTAGGCCTTACTGAGCTGTTTAGcatcttttagctcattgttttggttttaaggATAAACTTGAACTTTACACTTCACTCTTAGTGAACTTACTTCATTTACTTCGTTTCCAACAACAACTTTAGCAGGCCATTGAAATCAGTTAATGCAAAGTTAAGGAAACGCTGGTACATATCTgacatgtctttgtgtgtaccTTGTAATGTCTTCGGTGAGCAGTGAGGGGTCAGGAGGATAGAACTTGACGTTGAATGCAAACTGCCAGTTGTTACCTGGAGAGAGGGACACTGTTACTTATAGCAATTTACAGCACTGTAgaaacttgtattttttttaggaTGTAAGTTTGCCATACTAAAGATGTCAGTTACATATAGCAATACTGTATACATTTACTAAGCAGAGAAAATTTCCTGAAATTTCCCttggggatcaataaagtttatctcatcttgtCATATGACCGTTGTGATGATGGTggtctgtttatttctgtgtctaTCATATTTGTCTGAGGCACAGATACAGTAGCGAGTGTGAGCGAGGGCAACTAACgcaaaacagcttttaaaaaagcacTAAGTCTGGTACATCCCCGCAaccatgtacacacacacatacacaaacacgtCAAGCATCTGCTATTACGTAACCTCATTCTAGCTTGACCAAATACCAAACTGTAACCTTTATCATCATGAGAAACAAAACCATCACCAACAATATCCCCACTAAATTATTCATCACTCTGTCTCATGGTTTCGTTTTGGATATCACTAATTTCATCTCAGTCTTTATTTGGCTCCAATTTCCTATTGTTATTCCTCCTGGAGGCCATATTGCCACGCCTGCCACCCTTTCTGTTCCTCTTGGCTTCAGCAagttaacacacatacacacatacacacatgccaAACGTAAGACAGAGATCACATCATCTGGAAAATTCAATTTAGGAAAAGCTGACATCACGTCATGATCATTTCCTCCTCCAAGGTCATAGACAGCGCCACATAACACTGAACAGCTGTATCCCAGAGGGACAGGAAGGATGGGGAACACTGTCACTACAGTTAcgtgaaaacaatgaaagagatgcattttttttacattaataacAGTTTTTGTCATACTCAGTGCTGTGCCATCAATCAATTCTCTGGAGGATCAGTAGAATATACCCACATATATAGTGCATACATACATAAGCCACACCCCTCCCCCCGTCTCTTCCTGGCAACAACAACTCATTTCTCCACTCTCTTCATATTCACAGTTTGTCTCACCTCCTTAACCTTTCTATCTCATCCATAGCTCTTTACCAAGACTTGTTTACATGATCACTTCCTTTACAATGATATCTAGGGATTTAGTCTGCTCTTCTAGTTCAAGTGAATTGGCTCCAAATGTGGCACAACTGTTTACTGACAGTATCAGCATGGTCAGACACCCAGCACTAGAAAGGTTAGTTTGATTATGGAGAGAAGAGAACATGAGTGTTGCTGTTAATCATTAACAACAGCCACATGAACTGCAGAGGTCTACTGACTGGACTAAATTCAGACTGTTTAGGTTCCAGTGACTTTTAGCATGACTGAGATGAAGTCTTGTGTCATTATCTGTTAAAGTGAAATCTAAGAATGAGCTCACTTGCTTGGATAAAAGTTGACTTTCAATGGTGCCTTGACTAGACGTGAGGACAGTTTCATAGCTGAATTTCCATTTGTGGTATTTCACACAGCTCCTTTTCTTTCATCCAAGGTTAATTTTTATTGGCTCTCAGTCTAATACTTcagctcttttctcttttcctgtcttccctctttccctctgatttttttatttatttcttctgcaCAGATTTGCCTTTTTTTGTGACCTTGGTGTAAAATTCTTATTTTGGcctttaattgtgtttttccCACTATGTTGGGCAATATAACATATGCCCAATATGCACCACAGGCAGGAGTCTCAGATGTAAAGCTTTATAACCACACCAATAAACAATAATCACAAGAAAATCTGCAGGGCAAACTTGGTCTCTGGGATTACTGACTGTTAATATCCTCTTCTTACAGGTGACAAATGCAACTCTATTATATATGATCTATTTTACATTACAGGGCTTAGCAAGGTTTTAAAAGCACAGCACATGCAACAGCTTTgatttttccaaaaataaataactgaccCATAAAAACGTTAAGGGACCAATGTTTAAGTCCCAGCCCAGTAAGTAGTGACGCAGAGCTGTGACGGTCAAGTGTAGACGGTAGTTTAGATCCGAATGGCGTCAAACATGTCATTTGTGTGGTACTTCGTCTGTACACACTCTGCACCGAGGCATTCGACTCACATGGACGTAGACACAAAAAGCAACAcagtctgtctttctgtataaacagaaagacagactgtACCCAAAAGAACATATGAATACCGCTCAGCCACAAATCAGAAGCATATACAGTAACACAATAACACAGCCACAATAACACAGGCATGCACGTACTCCACACAGTCATACCACACGCTCACGCCACATGAGCATAACAACCTCACATGTACCGAATCTAAAATAACCCTTAATGAGCCAAAATTGCATGGTTCTGCTAGGTCTTCCATTTAGAAGAGCAACAAGAACTCTTAAAGCCTGTTTTGAGTTACAGTGTGAAAAGAAGAAGTAGCAAATAAACAGCCAAATAACACTAAGACTGACACTAGGAGTTATTAGCAAGTTCGTAAGAAACCTTAAGAAAAATGATTACACATTACATTCATTATTACATTAATGAAGAACAAGGACACAATGTTGTGACAACCCACAGTCTAACCCCAAACAACACAACTGAATCAAAtcctgaaaaaaacaactatgGCTGTCATCACAAATTTCATCTGTTGGTACAGGCATGCTGAAtgcattcaaaaataaaagaaagaagtgaaCAAAGGCATCCATTAATATTGAAGCAGAGCCATCACCCTCTGGTTACCTTTTCTACGCTGCCAGACTGCTGTCATTTGGTTTCAGATGTCTCTGGCTTTATTTTGACTTAATTGcagtttgttattttctttgataTGGGGATAACTTCTCTATTTTATTAACTTAACActggtattttatttattgtattttggaTGAGAAGTTGGggtctgtttttaatgtgaatcACCTTGTACTGCTGAGGGAGAGTGAAGGAGGCCAAGATGATAGATGCATGGGCAGACACACATCTTTGAGAAAGATTCCATAAAAATCATGATCTGAAAAGTAATCGTAGCAAACTTACTGCGTATCTGTCTCTTGATTTCCTTGGTGGGGTCCAACCAGCACTGGAGTGAGCAGATGAGTGATGAACCAGAGAAACACGAGAGACATGAATGAGAATGCCAGAAGACAGTTGTctgcatatgtgtatatatgctATACTGACTTATTTGCCATAGAGtccatactgtgtgtgtgtgtgtgtgtgtgtgtacgggTACATACCTTCTGATCATGGCTGTCCTTGTATGTCAAACCAAAATAGTCTTTTTCCAGTAGATTAAGGTGCTCACACACCTTAAAGAACAAGTATTGTCCCTTAGCACGTTTCTGTAAAGTGAGAGattcaaacacaaatattacaTCTTGTACACACATTCTGACAGGAAAACATTAGGAGCTACTATACAATGATGTCAAGTTAGAAACATCATTTTAGAGCTTGGGAAATATGACAACAAAATGTGAGCACAATATGAAAAAGTTCATAACCTAATTGTATATGATCAAGTGCTTTATTATTCTCTGCTTtccatgtctgtctgtctctgggCGACACATTCCTTCAAAAGCCCAATGGGAATCTTTGCCATAAAATCCTCCACACTGAGCTATGAGGAACAATGACATTTCGCACACATTCATGCATGTAAGAGTCTGCACAACCACAAATACACAACGGTGCCCTTTGGACAGACAGAaggtcagacagagacagagaaaggatggggaaataaaagacaagaaagaatgaaaaaaaattaaataatgctCATTTCTTTTCAGTTAGTCAGCAGAGCCTCAGTctgacacagactgacacagacAGAGTGACATTACGCAGGCAGACGTACAGACAGGGCAAGGGAGCGTGGTGAAAGTGGAAGGAAAGAGGATGAAAGAGTGCCTTTTTACTCTTGTCCTGGGAcagctgaaaacatctgtgGCATTTTCCTATAAGCCGCCAGACACATGCACCACACGCACTGTGTAGTTGCATGCCCCAAGAATGTGACCTTTCAGAGTTTCTGTTTCCCAGTGTGCCTCCAAGCAAGGCACTACCTAAGGACAACATGCAATGCCTGTACAAATGTATGGAGATCTTTAATATTGACATGggaggtagaaaaaaaaaaaactgtacaaaacatttttggGTGTCTGTTACACATCTTCATGTAACAGGCATTGATCTGGACAATGCTAATCTGAGTGCATTCAAGTCTGTAAATCTGATCAGTGCAAGATTTGCCACAACAGAgctattttcatatttcataagTGACCCATGAGGGAGAACATAAACAAATGTCTACAAAATACTTTTACACTGagcaacacacatgaaaagcTGTACATTCCTGCATATAATTTTAATCATAAACCATAAAAATCATACAATAGCTGCAGAGTCCTTGCATGTCTTATTCTTGTTTTTCACAGTATAAGTATAAAATGCACTGCTCTGTGTTTCCAATTTAGATCAACTGTGCCTAACATTTGCAAATACTTCTTGACTCATGTCAAGCACTGAAATCTAATGAAATTCTATGAAACCGCACCTAAAGTGCAATAAAATCCTACTCGAACCAATATTTATGACATTCTTAGaaccaacattaaaataatgtgacaCTACAATGATCCTTTGAAACCCATTAAAGAGAGTCAGAAAACTTCTGGCCACAGCACTACAActaataaaatatgcattattttattacatcGGAATGAATTTGATGCCATCAGTTAATAAATAGGACAGACGGATGATAGAAGAATGGACAGGGAGTTAGAGTAGAAaattgtgtgtgttggaggCCTGCTGGGCACAACAAAAAATTTAATCTCTGGAATGCATTGtgcatctctccctctctcggCCCAACTATGCCAGTGAGTGGAGGGAGGCATAGACCGAtttgtgcgtgagtgtgtgtgtttgtgagcattTTAGGACAATAGCAGTTAGTTGCAGTATCAGCATTATCTGTTTGAGAGACAAAGCAGCTACTGTTTAAAGGACCGTAGACACTCACAGGCACGCTGCTGGGTGTTGGCCTACTGTAGATTAGGATGCGTGTTTGCCATACTAAAGATGTCAGTTAACATTCCCAGACCAAATGAGAAAATCTAGACCTGGAAAAATGCTCACTATTCTGCTGAGCGGCCCATGAACCAGACACTTAACTGTTCCAGTTTCAATGGACCTGCACAGTGGCTATTCTGGGTAGCTTCCCCGTGGTTGTGAGCGAGTGCGGGAATGCAAGAATGTGTACTGCTATAATATGCACGCTACtaatgaaacaaataaacaaaaaaaaaaaacatgcaattttTAACCATAAATTATGGTAATAATGCAAAAGCACACGCAGAAGGACAATTGGACAATATAACAACAGTGGAGAGAAATTCCTCAACACCTTTATCATAGGGTTCATGCACTAAATTACTAATTTCTTAATTAAACTAAAATGCATCTCTGTTTTTCATACTTTTTAGAGAAGCATTGTTTAAGTTGTGACAGGTCTGCAGCACCTGTTTGTTGGTGGCagcagatgcagaaaaactaatcTGGTGGGACCCAATGTAATCTGCCaggtttgtgtgtacatgtgtgtgtgttctagtCACCAGACAGGCCCCTGCAGCGCGCTCTGCTTTGCTCTGCATTTATCCCCTAAACCACGCCCCAACGAAGTGAGCAGGTGTTTCTCTCATAACTGTACTTTGACTCAGAAAGTTAAATACCCCACACTCCTacccacacgcacacgcacacgcacacacacgcacacaagaCCTGATCCTATTAGCAATTACATCACTGACACAGAGCCACTCATGTGTGACTTACATGACTAGTAAAAAATGTTTCTATCTGTTTGTCACTCCCCATGGTCAGAAGCTGACTGAAACTTCCCTCttagaaaacaaactgttgatTTTCCCTTTCACATGCATGTGCCTTTGAAACACCTCGAAACCTCCAACACCTCAGACCTAACATCTAAGaacttcctgtgtctgtgtttgagttTTGTCAGTGTCTTACCTCCACCTCACAGCTGAAGTCTGTCCCATCCAGGAGGGTCACATGACACACCACCAGCTTCATCTTGGTCTTCCTGGTCAGACGAAGAGGAGACTGGAAAATGGAGGACTGGCCCCCTTCTTCTCCGTCCCCTTCTGCTTTCCCCTCTCCCTCCTGCtctttcttctgctcctctgccTCGTCTCCCTCTGTTGCCTCTTTGGTCTCCTCAGGACCTCTCTCTGGACTCTCTTCCAACTTCTCTTCCTTGGCGGGCTGAGCGCACGATGAAAAGCAAGACAAATGTCAAACTAGATATTTACAAGTTTCCCAACTATGACTATAAAAACTTTTCCtcctcctaaaaaaaaaatcaaagtaagTAACAGAGAGTACTGTCTCCTCTCTTTGTGTCACTCTCTTTGTGAAAATCCCCTTCTAGTTACAAATTGCTCTTTCAAACCACAGGCG is a genomic window containing:
- the epb41l2 gene encoding band 4.1-like protein 2 isoform X7 — protein: MTTEAGSETEVKEKTEESAAQADESEKATEKAQEVANAEEEDKEKEKEKEGKGISRYLPTWLKKQRSQSQTSPTKEVPPTEKAASKGTQEEEGPAPEVNGHAEEVEEKEAVKSEQVKAKEAESHSNTSADTEPAKEEKLEESPERGPEETKEATEGDEAEEQKKEQEGEGKAEGDGEEGGQSSIFQSPLRLTRKTKMKLVVCHVTLLDGTDFSCEVEKRAKGQYLFFKVCEHLNLLEKDYFGLTYKDSHDQKCWLDPTKEIKRQIRSNNWQFAFNVKFYPPDPSLLTEDITRYLLCLQLREDVASGRLPCSFVTHALLGSYTLQAEFGDYEPDQPRPLDYINQLTFAPSQNKEMEEKILELHKSHRGMTPAQADAQFLENAKKLSMYGVDLHHAKDSEGVDIMLGVCANGLLVYKDRLRINRFAWPKILKISYKRNNFYIKIRPGEMEQFESTVGFKLQNHRSAKRLWKVCVENHSFFRLNAPEPPTKARFLTLGSKFRYSGRTQAQTRLASSLIDRPAPSFERTSSKRISRSLDGAPVISITETRDMAENGREHRLELHSDSKVKEVDLSPGGAEATPTQVCRACFYPACFAILKKMLGICVNMVVLFCGVVDQTHSKLNLTCFFSLTLPQQSLGANEPALSQDHDKTQDEVLKHQASISQLKRSFMEAPPPSPPQPNQWEKRLTSSPATAIRIQQQQVVPQMEASAADNTMSDTKEPAKPPVVKTEMVTISDTFAAQKTEIATKEVPIVHTETKTITYEAAQVHTELDGNGDGEPGVLMTAQTITSESLCTTTTTHITKTLKGGLSETRIEKRIVITGDCDIDHDQALAQAIREAKEQHPDMSVTRVVVHKETELTEEED